The Engystomops pustulosus chromosome 7, aEngPut4.maternal, whole genome shotgun sequence DNA window TGAAGTCCGCCACGtccatatatataacattatttgCATCAGTCTTTAGTCACCTTGTGTCTTTAGTAGCCACAAAAACGACAGGATTGGGAGCATCAGCAAGATTGAGTTTCTGCCTCTTGACATTGGGTTGATTACTAGAACGGACACCCGACGAGAAGGAGCGGCCATTGGCAGAGAATGGAGGAACTACCCCCACACCCGATACCTAAAAGGGGGAGGCAACAGAGAAAATAAATTTAACGTGAAGTAAAATTACGCAGAACCTGGATTACTATATAGTGCAAGATATCTTATACTGCATAACGTATAGTGTTATGGGGCTTCAGTTTCATAAAGctttttaaaaggggattgtccagaggttaaaaaacatggaTACTTTCTCTTAACTGcggtgatgcagtttctggaaaCAGGGTTATTGAAAAACAAGGCTGCTTGTTTCCAGACAcagcaccacaactgaccatggtgtgtgcaggtattgcagctaaGCTGTATACAAATTAATTGAGCTTGGTTGCAATACCAAACACTACCCATGGACAGGTGTGGTGCGGTTTTGGGAAGAACGTAGTCAAGCTTTACAACCCCTTTAGAGAGTCGTCAAATCAAGACCACTCATGTTCATTTACCCTAGTAGGGCCTTTGGAAATCACATGGTCACCCCCTTCTGTAGAACACTCATTAGTAACTAGTTACCCTACACATACCGGTTCAAATGCCCTCTTGGCGGGTAGTACACCAAGACCGCTGACTCTACTCTGACTCAGTTGGTTACGGTTTATTGGAGTTTTTGTTCCACGAGGAGTCTTCGGTTTCAGAGGTGCTTGGGCAGCTGGGAGAATAAATTAAGTTTAGTCCAACATGAACAACTTTTAAAGGTCGTAAAAGAAATGCGCAAAACAAGCCGCTTCTTACCAAGCTCCTTTACGATGGCAGCCAAGGGGGGACGCACCAGAGGTGTAATTTTCAGAGGAGTTTTAGATGCTTTTGGTAGTCGAATGGAACCTGGCAGGAAACATTACCACGGTGAGTTGATTTGTAGACTATAGGGAGAGAATAAAGTGCACGACTTGTGCCCGGTATGACTCACATTCGGCTTTAATGGAATTTGAGTTGATCGGAGCGTAGGGTCGGCGTGCGGCTCGCCTGGGCTGCAAGATATCTCTGCACATACGACGTGCGATGCGGGTTAATTTGGTCGTCTGCAAGAGGAACGTCTGACGGTTCTTTGCCAATAGCTTAGCACGGTTTGCGCTGGTGGTATATGGAGACAGGCTCTGAGCTTCAGGTCGGGAGAGATGGGTGCGAGGGTGGGCCTCCTAACACCAAAGGGAAAAGAGAAAATATACTATTACATCGTACGAGGAAGCAATAatacatcctctatacatgaagTTCCAGTGTTAACGCAATGGTCCATGAGTCCCTTGTGGTCAGACACCAATACTCTTTCTAGAGTATTAAAGTTTAGTAACTAATGTTTTAAAGTACCTAAAGTTTAGTCAGAGAAATCCTCCTAAACCTGTAAGAGGTTCATGTACTTTACACTTCATAAAAAATGTCCTTATTGAACTCCAGACTTAAAATGTGTAAAGAACGCCAAGTAACCTACCCCTATATTGCGAGTTGCACCTTCAAGCTGTGTTGGAGTTTTAAGGCCTCCATACTTTTTCCAATAAATCCAGCAAGACGCACAAAGTCGACACTGCATGTTGGGAGGACCCCACGCATACCACTGTGCCGACACTGTGGCtgtaataaacaaaaaatatatatgtacgtAATGGGAAAAGGCAAAGGATAAAGCATAATAATAAGCACAGAACAGATGAGCTTACTGTGGCAGCTTTCACAGGTTAGACCTTTCTGGAATCCAGCTCCATTCAGTCCAGGCTTGGCTCCAACAGAAATAATCTGATTGGGGTTGGGTTTGGTGCTAAATAGGAAAAAGTGAGTTGTTGGAAAAATATATATCCAAGTCAATTACATAGAAAAAAAGGAGGTGCTGTACTCACTAGGTTGGGATGTAGACCTGTTTAAGTTTGCTGTCTGCTTCAGCCGCCTTCAGACGTTTCTggcgaaaaaaaaaataaaaaagatgaaaCGAAAGAGTTTTGATCCTCCCAAAAACCGTCTGAGAGTGATCCATAGagaatgggaggggggggggggggggggggagatccaTGCAAACACACCTGGGGTGATAACCCTGCAGACTGCATGACTTTTGAAGATGGCTCTAGGTGGACAGTCACCATAGGCTTGTCTACATTGTTCTCCCCAACAATTTGGCATTTAGGATATAGTCTATACcattggtggcaaacctatggcacgcgtgcccgAGGTGGCACTAAGAGCCCTCACTTTTGTCACCCAAACCCTCACTACAGCATAGAGTTCACTAGACATTGCTCATGgccgcctcctgcagtcccacAGCACACcagacaccaatacaattgaaggCTGTGACAAGGCAGGGAGCAATTTAGTCATTGCTTACATTGCCGAATTGACACTGATAAAAACGTGGCAAACCAAATAACTGAGAGGCTCCTTCTTCCACAACTTACCTGCTGGATGTACCGGTCCGTAGTTTTCCACATATAATAAAACTGAACAATGCTAGCCAAAGACTTCCAAGGAAGCTTAAGGAGAAAAAGAAAAGAGGGACAGGGGTTTAGTTTCTGTATTTAGGAGACgagtagtgcagagcagctcaaaGCATTCACTGACTTACAAAGTCTTGCCGAATGTCATTAAAATCCTTCCCATATTTCTCCAATGCTTCCTCAAATAACATGGCTTCTGATGCCGACCACTCTTCCATTTCATCCCGGCACAGGACAGGACCTCCTTGAGGGACAAGAGTGGACATGGCACGAGCAAGATCATAACCGTTCCTCTGTAGTGTATCCATGGCATGAAACTAGGAAAGAAGCAGGAGACATCAATGCAAACCTATTCGCTCATTTGTGAAAATAAAATATTCCTAACAGATGTTATAACATCAAGGAAACAAATCTGTCTAGGGTCACTGAATGCTGCAGTAATCTCATCTTCATGAAGTCACCATCTACTTTGCCTTTCCAGGGTGTCAAACTTTCATGCTGTTCTCTAGTATCCAAGCCCAGATAATCATCATTTTGCTGCACTTGTGTACAATGTCAAGACCTAAACTCCAggtcttaaaggacatttatcatcagttggactgatggtagatgtccagcaaGACAAGCTCGTTTCTTTAAAGGTGCATACAATGAAATCAGTTTTAATGGTTTTAGCAGCAAATCTGCTGTTTCTTTCTGCACTTAAAACGGTTGCGATTCGTGTATAAAGAAACAGCATGTCATGCCGGACATCTACCATTAGCCCAACCAATGGTAGAGGTCTTTTAAAGTTGTAGTGTGCAAGCCATGGAACATTACATACGTCCTTTCCCTGTTAAGGCTTAAAAAGGAAGGAACTTTGCCCTTACCAGTGTGATATCCCGGGAAGCGGCGGCAGCGCTCATATGTAAGCTCGGCTGTCTTATGGAGCTGCTGCAGTCCAGTGCTCTCGCAAATGTGCCAACAGCTCTACAAAGATATATAGAAAAGTGAGATTATGATGGCCGCATTCTGCTTAacagaggggggaaaaaaatatcTGAAAAGGTTTACCTGGCAACCACAAGAAATTGGTCAATTTGCCTGTCCGTCAGAGGATTCTCTGGATCCCACACTTTCATCTCCATTTTTTGTTGGTTTCGATTATCGGATTCGCCTGGAAAATAATAGTTTTCAGGGCCAAATTTCTATGCTGTTGTCAAAGCTGATCCAATAGCTGTGCAATTTTGCAGTCTtagccctcatgcacacaatgTCATTGCCTGTGTGTTATCCGTTGATTCAATGGCTTATGTTATCCGGTGATTTCTATTGGCTTATACACAGGGCTGTGATTTCCATGGTCGTGTGTGTGAGCAGACTGCCTGGGCTGCAAAACACAGAACAGGTCCTATTGCGGTCTGCGTTTGTGGCTTGGATAGTCTAACTCCTTAATGACTTTGTGTGACACTATTTTGCTCCATAGCTTTAAACATTGATAACTTTATATTTCCATTTAGAGTGGTATGAAGCATGGTTTTcatcataacaaattgtactttccagaTTCAGTTAAGTCTTCACTTATAAGACGTTACATATAATgtgtccaataactttttcatagtttagTGTACAGATCTCGGTAAGGCGTCATTGTCTGTAGTACATGAGGACATTTTTTATTTctaccattttggagactgtacaagcttttgatcacttgttattcaatttttttttatgttttgcaaatagtatttcggacatttggggctCAACACCGCTAAcaaccgcttttatattttgctagatcGACCATTTTGGGATGGAGCAATACCCaacttgtttatgatttcatttacctatatttatattagttctaagcAATTTGAACTTaaggtttttataaaaaattttttcggGAGCCTAAACAAGAGACCGTAGATTTGTTGTTTTCAGCCTGTGAAATTCACGTAGGCTTATATACGTGAAGGATCGCTTCAGTTGCAACAATATTGCTGCACCCAGGTAAAACAGTATAAAATGATGTACAAAACTACAGACCTTATAAATAAATCACAAGTCACTCCAGCACTCACCTTCTGCTAACTGGTCTGGAATTTCTGCCTGATACTTGGAACCGACCCGTATCTCCCCCTGATCGGCCAGCAGAGTCTTTTGTACTGGGTCAAATACCAGCGAGTAGAAGAAGCAATCCTAAAACCACAAGCAGGGTAAGTACTGATACAACCTTGGAAGGTAAAAGGGGTAAAGACACAATAGGAACTTACCTCCTTTTCCAAATACTGGCTCAGTATGTCAGTTTCGTTTAACAGAGTCACACTACATTTACCCCTGCAGGAGATAATATATTACATCAGACTCAgagcaaaatggaaatataaaaactTAGTGATCAGTGGGTGACAAAATGTCAAGACTGGCACAATCTATAATTTACAACAGCTTCAGGCGCAAATTAGCTCCAAAACTGTGCGAGTGGCCCTGTTCCCTTTTACAGAAAGATGCATGTAAAGTGCAAGTGTATATAAGACTGTTGCTCCTGAGAGAGTTTGGTCCAAACAAATACGCACCTTACGCTAACCTAGAACTGATGTGAGCCTGGCTCCGCGATTCTAAAGTAGGTCCAGGCAAATCTCTAAGAACAGACACTTGCAGCGAGTTTGTCAGACCAAACTATCTGGTCAGCAACAGGCTGAAAACTGCGCAGACGAGGATGTCGGACGAGGGTgctcagctacgaggagctgcgcgccgaagattgtgggtaggaggggtaaagtggctactggggcgtggagtagccgagccgtgtagccacagctgcggctactccacgccccagtagccgcataacaaaattagcataaagctataatataagttcacaaaacagtgcggggatgtgaggattatcccttaaaagggctatcctcacgtcctattgatccacctaccacccgatctacctttataggtagattcatggtggtaggttccctttaagtaggtgcTGCGCCTTTACGATGTACATACCTGATGTGTGTCGCAGGCAGAGATTCAAACTGGCGGGACAGAAAGAGCTCGCGGTGCTTCAACTGGTGCCTCTGAGGTTCAGCCACCGTTGGCTGCTTGGACTCCTCCTCGAATTCCCCTGCAATAGTAAACGGCACTCATCAGTGATCAGCGATACTAGATATACTGCCAAGGCACTGCCACCACACAAATTTTACAGCAAATGGTAAACTTAAACAACTATTCATTCAGCTACAGCCTCAAATTCATCCATATAACTAAAACCACACGTAGATAAATAACATCCAACAAAACAAAATATCATCAAACCATCGgtcacaaataaaacaaaaaaaaaaaaaaaactggccgGGGATAAATGGAAAGGATTTGATTGCAACAGATACACAGGGGGTCTGTGCATCTGTTTATCGAGGTCAGATCCCGCTTCCAGGACAAAGAGGACATCAACTTGTGTACAAGTGTACATAAGATTCTGTGCAGATATTTATGCAATGTACCTCGACAGGGGTGTCTCTTGTCAATCCACTttcaataaaaaagtgatcacCTGTCCTAAGGATTTGatcaattcttaaaggggttgtccacttgcaGAAAATAAATTGATGTAgacctttttattatacaaaatactttctgtatcaattactcatggCGTCATAGATCTCCGGTTCTTGGCCTTCTACAGATAGCTTCAACgtctactcccagtagatagagaAATCAATcgctggccatgtgatgtcacacaggtgcacggctcactatatcacagagtaatcagagagctgtgtgttatatcgagccgtgcatctgtgtgacatcacatggccatttCTCCGTCCATctctaaacaatgaagcttcctgtagatggacagcaagcagagatctacaaaacaatGGGGAATTGATAttcaaagtgtattggaaaagtgtagaacttttcattaaacaaataATACAAGTTAGCTGAACGGgagcaacccctttaaaaaccttAAACCTCTTATATTATAGAGCAAGAAAGAATCATTGAATAATAACTTGGTCACTCACATCTAGAATCTGGAGTTCTATTATTGCCCTGAAAAGTCAACATTTCACCGTAAAATAGAAGCATCTTGAAAAAGTATACAACTAAACTTACTTGCATTGCTGTCCGCTAAACTGTTCAGACTGCTGGAGATATCTCTGCGCCGGAACAGGCAGACCACCTTGGCTTCTACGTTACCGTTCGCAGTCTGGAGACGGAGACAACACAGTTTAAGCATGTGCTGACCGAAAAATGACTATATTAAAACATCCATCAAAGTGCCGTTACCTTGTTCAGTTCCTCTATTCTGCGGATCAGGTACGGGTTACTGGACGAGTTTTCAAAATATACATAATCTGCAAAAAAACGTATAAGAAGTTTAATTTATTATGCAATGTCTTATATGGTTGGGTTATtgaagggaacccatcaccacattttcacatagacagctagtgacaggttcccctagAGTTCTATTAACTAAAACcctccttttagctaaaaatagtttcccttacatccccattatCAACTTTACGTTATATTCCCTGGCAGAGGGGGCGTATCCTGctcatccagcccctcccatctactcctccgcaTGTCCCATCCtttttctcagcatgtcatgtgaccagagtgacatcatctacgGTCCTggtacatctgcaacatctaccccatgtatgtatctgatcacatgatgtcacagcagcctccatggatttctacccCTCCCACCATTCAGGGTGTGGTCACAGTGGTGTGTTCTAGGTAGGTTTAAGCGcagtgaaaatgcatgtgtttttgcatattttccatgTGTTTGGCGGGTTGGAATCTTTTTCATTTCtaaaagtgtaagcagctgtattaacattttcacagctgcttacacttatagaaatgaaaaaaaaaaaaggcattcaaacgcatggtaaacaccAAAATTGCACCAAGAATGCTCCGTGTGACCGCACGGGTAAagatttttaataatatttttcaaTGAAGACTTTATTTTAGGTGGGCTCATTTGCAtggcaggttttttttaaacagtgAGTGAATGTAGACTATTACAAGTTGGGAACAAGTGGCTTATCAGAAGAGGTCTGCCTGGTGGGACCCCCACAAAACTTCCCATCTGAAGGAAGCAGTGGTCGCGCCTCATTCAACACTGAGTATTCAGATATAGCAGAATGCTATACATTGCCCTATAGAGAGGAACACGGGACTAGGAATAGACATGCGACTCGTGGATCTACGGGGAAAGTTTGCATTCACATCGATCAACATCTATGTCAGGGATTCAAACACATGCAAATGCACTGCAAACAAGTAATCCCTCACTAGTCAGGGGAGAGGTCATACACTGAGCAGCACGCTAATCTCACAGCAGATAGAGGGTtaattaaagaggatctgtcctgCTGAAATAAGCTGATGTAACACCGCGTATACAGCAAACAGGTCGCCATAAGAAACGCAGTCGTACACAAGAGGAGACCAAGAACATCATGACCTCAATATTAaaagacatctgccaccaggatgaaggattgtaaaccaagaacacaaacatactgatgtgtgctccctctggcaagatctgcttaTAGTTTCCTATGCGctgggttttaaaaaaaaaataataaggcttttaaaattatgcaaatgagcctgaggataaGTTTCATGTCTTGTAAAGCATTTTTCTCTTGaaaacaatggcataagaagcttgaagaatggatcctgcgggagggggcgcacaccagtatgtcagtgtgcttggtttacaatcctggtggtagatgtcctttaagataaaAGGTACCGATACCAATAAGAACATGGCTTGTAGGACGAGACCAAGTATTGGAAAACTAGGAGTAGTAAAAggtaatatatagtaataatcCTTAGATATTTAGCagccagcttaaaggggtattctcgtctgggcactcacattcagtttcactaatctgccatatataaacatttcttcaattggatgttattaaaaaaaatgttcctgtgtgaagataatttttcaaaaatgtagtgatttggtcccttagaaacgagattgcttcctcggatacgaccacgtcacactctggcagcagtggccagacttacgctatagagtcctgccggaccaccaggattcggcaatcattaccacaggacagctgtgggacatgcagtaactcccagacatttgatatacaaaacctttttgtttctttgtacaatccctccagcagaggtggccgtatccgaggaagccatctcgtttctaagggacaaaattactacatttatgagaaattatcttcacacaggaacattttttttaataacatctaattgaagaaatgtttatatatggcagatttatcaaactgaatgtgagtgcccagacgagaatacccctttaaggttaataAGTCTGGTGGTTGTTCTCTCTCCTATGCGACACCCTAGACGCCATGTTCTTATTCAGATTGGCATCTTTCGTCTTACACGGAGCTGCTAAATAATTCATCGGGGCTTTGTGTTTCCAAAACGGCAGCACCTCTACACCTCAGCCTTTAATCCAGATCACACAACCAACTCAAAAGTTTTTCCCTGGAGGCTCTATAACTTGTGTGTGGTTATTGGGTACAGTTTAAGGTTGTGACTgagcatcaaaaaaaaaaaaaaaaaaattatatatatatactccagaaGTAGTGATTTGTGCTGCCCTTGGTATATGGCTTTACACAGCGGCGTAGTAGAAGCTCTAGTAGCCGTAGTCTATAGCCAGGGCTGTCATGTCTCAGCCTCCTCCCGGCCCTGGAGGCTTCTGCTGCTGAACCTCCAGCTCTTTGAGGAGCGTCCTTCCTAAGATGGATGTCAGCCGCACTGGGACACGTGCCAAGAAGAGCCCAATAAACAGACAATAGTAAGACACCGAGGGCTACATGCAGGGAGACAACCAGCGGCGTCTACAACATGCGCCAGTCTGTGCTCCGCCATAATACACAGGGGAAACTTTTAGTACAAAACTAATATTTGACAGTGACTAACTATAAAAGTTGGAAGTCTTTATTAGGCAGGAGAGAAGTACCTAAATCCCCAACCCCGATAGTACCTAAAACCCAGCTCGGCTCGCATTCCAGTGTAACCCCCGAAATATTACCCACAATATCCGCTTAGCCACAGTCTCCCTATGGATCCTTAGCATTTGTTAAACAGAGAATGGTACAGgcagcagacagctctgttctgactgtagtggctgaactgagtcacatcagcaagttagggcataacttttctttgtgggaaaacccctttaagctgcaaAGTGCCCAGACCCCCATATATTGCAAAAATTGCCAAGCGCTGCGATGACAGATCCCCGTCAGCtccagagattaatggagcagaacaatcATACGCGGCCGTCTGATCAATTAATCTGAGTTTTCACGgtctgcaggggtctcagcaccgagaccccaatgatcagcaagttcccgtggatagggcccaactttttttttagtgGGAAAAGCCCATTAAAATGAAAGATGATCTGCAGTACCCTGCACTGACCACTACACAAAGAATGAGCAGTCTGCCTCCTGTTACTCCATAGAAGCTGCTCTGTGGAGTGTGGGGCCACCCATCTGCTATTGaggacctattctatggataCATTATCAACATTTTAAGGGCAggaaaaactcctttaatatCGCGTGTCTCGCTGTGTTGCTAGACCTGGCAGCATGTCTGGGCTTCTTTCTGTGCTGTGTGTAAGGCCTGGTTCCTAGTCATGTTTCCTTACAAGGGGGATTTTCTTCTCCCAGTTTTGGTTCTTTAGCACCTTGAATCAAGCTGCTGGtaccatattaaagataagaatctcatctttttagACCCCATTATGGTTCTTTGATTTACAGAACTGGTCATACAATTAAAAATAGGTGAAAACTAGATCTTTatatgcagcttgcatttcctgtgtcattaaaggggttttcccatgaaagaaaattatcacatttctatcccctagtgatgttaacacgataaagatcattttaaccccttacttcactATTTT harbors:
- the MTA2 gene encoding metastasis-associated protein MTA2; this translates as MAANMYRVGDYVYFENSSSNPYLIRRIEELNKTANGNVEAKVVCLFRRRDISSSLNSLADSNAREFEEESKQPTVAEPQRHQLKHRELFLSRQFESLPATHIRGKCSVTLLNETDILSQYLEKEDCFFYSLVFDPVQKTLLADQGEIRVGSKYQAEIPDQLAEGESDNRNQQKMEMKVWDPENPLTDRQIDQFLVVARAVGTFARALDCSSSIRQPSLHMSAAAASRDITLFHAMDTLQRNGYDLARAMSTLVPQGGPVLCRDEMEEWSASEAMLFEEALEKYGKDFNDIRQDFLPWKSLASIVQFYYMWKTTDRYIQQKRLKAAEADSKLKQVYIPTYTKPNPNQIISVGAKPGLNGAGFQKGLTCESCHTTVSAQWYAWGPPNMQCRLCASCWIYWKKYGGLKTPTQLEGATRNIGEAHPRTHLSRPEAQSLSPYTTSANRAKLLAKNRQTFLLQTTKLTRIARRMCRDILQPRRAARRPYAPINSNSIKAECSIRLPKASKTPLKITPLVRPPLAAIVKELAAQAPLKPKTPRGTKTPINRNQLSQSRVSGLGVLPAKRAFEPVSGVGVVPPFSANGRSFSSGVRSSNQPNVKRQKLNLADAPNPVVFVATKDTRCLRKSLSHMEMRRAARRPHQPLKLKLPLPPRPSGLLPSLTTPHPASTSEPIVLED